One stretch of Corynebacterium callunae DSM 20147 DNA includes these proteins:
- a CDS encoding multicopper oxidase family protein, which yields MTSSFSRRQFLLGGLVLAGTGAVAACTSDPGPAASAPGPSLRPTPTPTALGEPTVRRTLTARPLSLDIGGIEAKTWGYVSDTGDAAIEATAGDVLQVDITNELPESTSIHWHGIALHNAADGVPGMTQDPIEPGESFSYVFEVPHGGTYFYHSHTGLQLDRGLHAPLIIRDPQDAEDQDVEWTIVLDDWVDGIQGTPDDELDKLTGMGSGDHNGRMGMGGHGQMMHGTPDRVLGGDVGDVMYPHYLINGRIPRAHRTFEARPGNKARLRFINSGGDTIFKVALGGHRMTVTHTDGFPVQPWETESIYLSMGERVDVEVILGDGIFPLTALAVGKDDRAFAVIRTAGGQAPRPDVDFPELSSTGLLLSSLKPADRALLPEGTPDREVSIDLGGQMMPYEWSILTDGQSSSATVQEDQRLRMVMRNRTMMPHPMHIHGHTWALPGSGGLRKDTVLLRHGETMIADLIADNPGEWAFHCHNAYHMETGMVSSLRYE from the coding sequence ATGACAAGTAGTTTTTCCCGGCGACAGTTTCTGCTCGGCGGGCTCGTACTCGCCGGCACCGGGGCCGTGGCCGCCTGCACCAGCGACCCTGGACCCGCTGCCTCGGCACCAGGTCCCTCCCTTCGCCCCACTCCCACCCCCACTGCGCTCGGTGAGCCGACGGTGCGCCGGACACTGACCGCCCGGCCCCTCTCCCTGGATATCGGCGGCATCGAAGCCAAGACGTGGGGATACGTCTCTGACACCGGGGATGCGGCCATTGAGGCCACCGCCGGCGACGTCCTCCAGGTCGATATCACCAATGAACTGCCTGAGAGCACCTCCATCCACTGGCATGGCATCGCACTCCACAACGCAGCCGACGGTGTGCCCGGCATGACCCAGGACCCCATTGAACCTGGCGAGTCTTTCTCCTATGTTTTTGAAGTCCCCCACGGTGGCACCTACTTCTACCATTCCCACACCGGCCTGCAGCTTGATCGCGGCCTCCACGCCCCACTGATCATCCGTGACCCGCAAGACGCTGAGGACCAGGACGTCGAGTGGACCATCGTGCTCGACGACTGGGTCGATGGCATTCAGGGCACTCCCGACGATGAGCTCGACAAGCTCACCGGAATGGGTTCGGGCGACCATAACGGGAGGATGGGAATGGGAGGTCACGGCCAGATGATGCACGGCACCCCGGACCGGGTACTGGGCGGGGATGTCGGCGATGTGATGTATCCGCACTACCTCATCAACGGACGTATCCCCCGTGCTCACCGGACCTTCGAGGCTCGCCCGGGCAACAAGGCCCGCCTGCGGTTTATCAACTCCGGCGGTGACACCATCTTCAAGGTGGCCCTCGGTGGTCACCGCATGACTGTCACCCACACCGACGGCTTCCCTGTCCAGCCCTGGGAGACCGAATCGATCTACCTGTCGATGGGCGAGCGTGTCGACGTCGAGGTCATCCTCGGCGACGGCATCTTCCCGCTCACGGCTTTGGCGGTGGGTAAGGACGACCGCGCCTTCGCCGTCATCCGCACCGCCGGCGGCCAGGCCCCCCGCCCCGATGTCGACTTCCCCGAGTTGTCGTCCACCGGACTGCTTCTGTCCTCCCTGAAGCCAGCAGACCGTGCACTCCTGCCCGAGGGCACACCAGACCGAGAAGTCAGCATCGACCTGGGCGGGCAGATGATGCCGTATGAATGGAGCATTCTCACCGACGGCCAATCCTCCTCCGCGACCGTGCAGGAGGACCAGCGCCTGCGGATGGTCATGCGCAACAGGACCATGATGCCCCATCCCATGCACATCCACGGCCACACGTGGGCGCTGCCCGGCAGCGGCGGGCTACGCAAGGACACCGTCCTTCTCCGCCACGGTGAAACCATGATCGCCGACCTGATCGCTGACAACCCCGGTGAGTGGGCATTTCACTGCCATAACGCCTATCACATGGAAACCGGGATGGTCAGCTCGCTTCGCTACGAGTAA
- a CDS encoding ArsR/SmtB family transcription factor encodes MSYSWTKHPEDLVENSWESSFLRLAALAHPQRALILKQLIHEPCTVAELCRLEVTSSTGTAYHHLNELEASGWVRKGRGGVYEIPSERIIPLFAIISASEDH; translated from the coding sequence GTGTCCTACTCCTGGACAAAGCATCCAGAAGACTTGGTAGAGAACTCCTGGGAAAGTTCCTTTTTACGTCTAGCGGCATTGGCACATCCGCAACGAGCGCTGATTCTCAAGCAATTAATACATGAACCGTGTACTGTCGCGGAACTCTGCCGACTTGAGGTCACTTCATCAACTGGTACTGCTTATCATCACCTTAACGAACTTGAAGCATCAGGCTGGGTTCGAAAGGGTCGCGGCGGAGTCTACGAAATTCCCTCCGAAAGGATCATTCCACTCTTCGCCATCATCTCTGCAAGCGAGGATCACTGA
- a CDS encoding RDD family protein, translated as MDKTAKPNLITASISRRIIALLIDCTIGLAVGTVIAVLLGVSIFSPLFLAMLNMFFWMFKSLVESQFETTPGKALARIKVVAADGSGALKIFASGVRNSWILLEPLPFIGSVASLVAMALLLASCIKGKNSIGLHDLYTGAIVVRRKSKDLWTAINVDHCLVSCPPSRHSMYTSSGRCGT; from the coding sequence ATGGATAAAACTGCCAAACCAAATCTCATCACGGCATCGATTAGTAGGAGAATTATAGCCCTACTCATCGATTGCACTATCGGACTTGCGGTTGGCACAGTCATTGCTGTTCTTCTGGGTGTCAGTATCTTCTCTCCTTTATTTTTGGCCATGCTCAATATGTTTTTCTGGATGTTTAAATCGCTTGTGGAATCTCAATTTGAGACAACACCTGGAAAAGCTCTTGCACGCATAAAGGTCGTCGCCGCAGATGGTAGTGGTGCACTGAAGATTTTTGCTTCAGGGGTGAGAAATTCATGGATTCTTCTTGAGCCTTTGCCCTTTATCGGTTCCGTAGCATCACTTGTGGCAATGGCTTTATTACTGGCCAGCTGCATTAAAGGAAAAAATTCTATTGGTCTCCATGACCTGTATACCGGTGCAATCGTGGTTCGTAGAAAAAGCAAGGATTTATGGACAGCCATTAATGTCGATCATTGCCTCGTGAGCTGCCCACCATCCAGGCATTCCATGTACACCAGCTCCGGGAGGTGTGGAACTTGA
- a CDS encoding DUF4839 domain-containing protein, with amino-acid sequence MTSEEPKYEVTEVKAIRGTEEKTITNKQQDGWELVTQEQGRLRTTLTFRRPKPKTPWRLWAALGGVGVVLAAIITIGVLQEDSNDTSTTEAATASSTELPSLEPAPEPEAKPAASEAVEILTVDNNADLARILHEPDYCGQPVVDFATEYAGRTIAFDGHIAAMNNHGDYDTRYDILIGPRDFDETYVRGPAFQFRDVNIVSDLQLTGPNIPDTLGVKDTLRITAVVEEFEENTCLLLLDPVTTEIR; translated from the coding sequence ATGACCAGCGAAGAACCGAAGTACGAGGTCACTGAAGTCAAGGCGATCCGGGGCACCGAGGAAAAAACGATCACGAACAAGCAGCAGGACGGTTGGGAACTGGTCACCCAAGAGCAGGGTCGACTGCGAACCACTTTGACCTTCCGCCGACCTAAGCCAAAGACACCCTGGCGTCTGTGGGCCGCACTCGGCGGCGTCGGTGTGGTCCTGGCCGCCATCATCACCATCGGGGTGCTACAGGAAGACAGCAACGACACGTCCACGACCGAAGCTGCCACAGCTTCGAGCACCGAGCTGCCTTCCCTGGAGCCTGCTCCTGAGCCTGAAGCAAAACCGGCTGCCTCTGAAGCTGTTGAGATTCTTACCGTCGATAACAATGCAGATCTCGCCCGGATCCTGCACGAACCGGACTACTGTGGCCAACCGGTCGTCGATTTTGCCACCGAGTACGCAGGCCGGACCATCGCATTCGACGGCCACATCGCTGCGATGAACAACCACGGTGACTACGACACACGCTACGACATTCTGATCGGCCCAAGGGACTTTGATGAAACCTACGTCCGCGGGCCGGCGTTCCAGTTCCGGGACGTGAACATCGTCTCTGATCTGCAGCTCACCGGTCCTAACATTCCCGACACCTTAGGCGTCAAAGACACTCTTCGTATCACCGCGGTCGTCGAAGAATTCGAGGAGAACACCTGTCTACTCTTGCTCGATCCCGTGACCACCGAGATTCGCTAG
- a CDS encoding PucR family transcriptional regulator, which yields MNLDLDDLDLGWLYRQKQLKLREIHSSRATFKEIQISELLDPSEFIQPNTVVLSVGIAFANHPQKLKNWAQKLADAGVQAIGFGSGLTFPEVPQELVDATLEHNLGLFEVPREIPFISITSAVQKEQSRRAGRRQQELLIEQEKLNSIAITGGLAALCQYTATTIGAAIAIVDSDGRIACSIPHSGLSAVPQAQAHLDGGSQAINHEGQMGILQRMTRFGDRHHMFSAVMRTRPSDQHRALIRHCAGLSDILLQRPHAMRTRETDLKTLAMSLLLRRTDHAPNVREIFHDVTDALGQVRPVVISGTRAQAVNKTLNHAASQLEDHDRALSHLILHDTPEPAVLVFLRGSRTVKTTMELFGNTISEVRICIGLPTQIEKITPALIQELVSQAVLLKLGTFSEPREASAMWLRNPAIQQALDARAQQTYDRLIDNDDVYGTELAPTLVCFAQSGGHLGETAQKLGIHRHTVRTRMERIAEICELNLSDPLTRAELLLIVATRGH from the coding sequence ATGAATCTTGACCTTGATGATCTCGATCTAGGCTGGTTATACCGTCAAAAGCAGCTCAAACTCCGGGAAATCCACTCCTCCCGCGCTACCTTCAAAGAAATTCAAATTAGTGAACTTCTTGACCCCTCCGAGTTCATTCAACCCAATACAGTGGTGCTCTCTGTGGGCATTGCCTTTGCCAACCACCCCCAAAAACTCAAAAATTGGGCCCAAAAACTCGCCGATGCGGGGGTGCAAGCCATCGGGTTCGGCTCCGGCCTCACCTTCCCAGAGGTTCCTCAAGAGCTTGTCGACGCCACCTTGGAACACAATCTCGGACTTTTTGAGGTTCCCCGCGAAATCCCTTTCATCTCCATCACCTCCGCAGTACAAAAAGAACAATCTCGCCGCGCCGGCCGGCGCCAACAAGAACTGCTTATTGAACAAGAAAAACTCAACTCAATTGCCATCACCGGCGGGCTTGCTGCCCTTTGCCAATACACCGCCACCACCATTGGTGCTGCGATCGCCATTGTGGATAGTGATGGCAGAATCGCCTGTTCCATTCCACATTCCGGTTTAAGTGCAGTCCCCCAGGCCCAAGCCCACCTAGATGGCGGCAGCCAGGCCATCAATCATGAAGGGCAGATGGGCATTTTGCAGCGTATGACCCGCTTTGGAGACCGCCACCATATGTTTTCCGCTGTCATGCGCACTCGCCCCAGTGATCAACACCGTGCCCTAATCCGTCACTGTGCTGGCCTTTCCGATATTTTGCTGCAGCGCCCCCATGCCATGCGTACCCGGGAAACTGACCTCAAAACCTTGGCCATGTCCCTCTTATTGCGACGTACTGACCACGCTCCCAATGTCCGCGAGATTTTCCACGATGTCACCGATGCTTTAGGGCAGGTGCGCCCTGTCGTTATTAGCGGAACGCGCGCCCAGGCAGTAAACAAAACCCTTAACCATGCAGCTTCCCAGTTGGAAGATCATGACCGCGCTTTGTCACACCTCATTTTGCACGACACTCCAGAGCCCGCAGTGTTGGTGTTTTTGCGTGGCAGCAGAACTGTCAAAACCACGATGGAACTCTTTGGAAACACCATCTCCGAGGTGCGCATTTGCATTGGCCTACCCACCCAAATTGAGAAAATCACCCCAGCACTCATTCAAGAGCTGGTATCACAGGCAGTGTTATTAAAGCTCGGCACTTTTTCTGAACCGCGCGAAGCGAGCGCCATGTGGCTGCGCAATCCGGCCATTCAGCAAGCTCTAGATGCACGCGCCCAACAAACCTATGATCGCCTCATCGATAATGATGACGTTTATGGCACTGAGCTTGCGCCTACCCTGGTGTGTTTTGCCCAAAGTGGCGGACATCTTGGCGAAACCGCCCAAAAACTTGGTATTCACCGCCATACCGTGCGCACCCGCATGGAACGCATTGCGGAGATTTGCGAACTCAACCTTTCCGATCCCCTTACTCGCGCCGAATTGCTGTTAATTGTGGCAACTCGCGGTCACTAA
- a CDS encoding CueP family metal-binding protein → MKRAAIAAAALALALTGCSAADPEPTADGTVSQDTFLTTHGLAAMDAVEIIDHLDRQKVTERPTDLIASVRADELLLSSDDQEVVVDLPDNQTYVSVAPYITSTHDCFYHSLTTCLGELDNEDIQVTITDEATGEVLIDEQTTTFDNGFVGFWLPDDATGTIEITHQGRTGVTEFSTTEDGATCVTDLRLT, encoded by the coding sequence GTGAAACGAGCAGCGATCGCAGCCGCCGCCCTTGCCCTCGCCCTCACGGGGTGTTCGGCCGCCGACCCGGAACCCACCGCCGACGGGACGGTGTCCCAGGATACATTCCTGACTACCCATGGCCTGGCCGCCATGGACGCGGTGGAGATCATTGATCACCTCGACCGGCAGAAGGTCACTGAGCGTCCCACGGATCTGATCGCCTCCGTGCGTGCCGATGAACTGCTGCTCTCGAGCGATGACCAGGAAGTCGTGGTCGATCTTCCCGACAATCAGACGTATGTCTCGGTTGCTCCGTATATCACCTCCACCCACGACTGCTTCTACCACAGCCTCACGACCTGCCTGGGGGAACTCGACAATGAGGATATCCAGGTCACGATCACCGATGAAGCGACCGGCGAGGTCCTAATCGATGAGCAAACCACCACCTTCGACAACGGGTTTGTCGGCTTCTGGCTTCCCGATGATGCCACCGGCACCATCGAGATCACCCATCAGGGGCGCACCGGTGTCACCGAGTTCTCCACCACCGAGGACGGGGCCACCTGTGTCACGGACCTGCGCCTGACCTGA
- a CDS encoding SDR family NAD(P)-dependent oxidoreductase — protein MTTTQTWLITGASSGLGLALTKQALAAGHHVVATTRKEALPVKDPRLTVARLDPADREGCRHAVEEASRVTGRLDVLVNNAGYGLVGAVEEISEAEARAILDVDLFGPMWMTQAALPIMRRHGHGHVVQISSTGGVGAMPFLGLYNAAKWGLEGFSEALAAEVQSMGIRVTLAEIGAMDTQWATSGMRFSEPNSDYDELREQLLGTATVPWPSEPGATGGGTAPDEVARSILTHVAAESGPLRLVLRLGFSTLAQLCNSTTLSTIRIEG, from the coding sequence ATGACGACAACGCAGACCTGGCTCATCACAGGTGCGAGCAGCGGCCTCGGGCTCGCTCTGACCAAGCAAGCGCTGGCCGCTGGTCATCACGTGGTGGCCACTACCCGGAAGGAAGCCCTGCCCGTCAAGGATCCACGCCTCACCGTGGCCCGGCTCGATCCCGCAGACAGGGAGGGATGCCGACACGCTGTGGAGGAGGCCAGTCGCGTCACCGGACGTTTGGACGTTCTGGTGAACAACGCTGGCTATGGACTGGTGGGAGCCGTCGAGGAAATTAGCGAGGCGGAGGCTCGCGCCATCTTGGACGTCGACCTGTTCGGTCCGATGTGGATGACCCAAGCTGCACTGCCCATCATGCGACGCCACGGGCACGGTCACGTCGTGCAAATCTCCTCTACGGGCGGCGTAGGCGCCATGCCATTCCTCGGTCTCTACAACGCTGCCAAGTGGGGCCTGGAGGGATTTAGCGAGGCGCTGGCTGCCGAGGTGCAGTCGATGGGCATCCGAGTCACCCTCGCCGAGATCGGCGCGATGGACACACAGTGGGCAACGTCAGGGATGAGGTTCAGCGAGCCCAACAGCGACTACGACGAACTGCGCGAACAGCTGCTAGGTACGGCGACCGTTCCATGGCCCAGCGAACCGGGAGCAACGGGCGGGGGAACCGCCCCGGACGAGGTCGCCCGCAGCATCCTCACGCACGTCGCCGCAGAAAGTGGTCCATTGCGTCTTGTCTTGAGGTTGGGCTTTTCGACCCTGGCCCAACTTTGCAACAGCACCACTTTGAGCACAATAAGGATAGAAGGATGA
- a CDS encoding TetR/AcrR family transcriptional regulator: MARPETVKRVHAAVMALADRGGPGALTMEGIAAEARVGKQTLYRSWLSVHAILFDALAGESAALDASADDLTVIEVLRAAIDEISTEPRSSLLRMLAASIQTDEVVAQQFREQLFEPQQAQITKLVAAAGYANPQASTELLLAPIFYRWFLRLPQFRDDELREHAERILDLGS, from the coding sequence ATGGCCAGACCCGAGACCGTCAAGCGTGTGCACGCCGCAGTCATGGCCCTTGCTGACCGCGGTGGCCCCGGTGCCTTGACGATGGAGGGCATAGCCGCTGAGGCGAGGGTGGGCAAGCAGACCCTCTACAGGAGCTGGCTTTCCGTCCATGCCATTCTCTTCGACGCTCTTGCCGGCGAGTCCGCCGCCTTGGACGCGTCCGCCGACGATCTCACAGTCATAGAAGTGCTGCGAGCAGCGATTGACGAAATCTCCACCGAGCCACGTTCCTCACTGCTGCGGATGCTGGCTGCCTCGATCCAGACGGACGAGGTTGTTGCGCAGCAGTTCCGGGAACAGCTATTCGAGCCTCAACAAGCTCAGATCACGAAACTTGTCGCAGCCGCCGGATATGCGAACCCTCAAGCGTCGACCGAACTGCTACTCGCGCCGATCTTCTACCGCTGGTTCCTGCGACTGCCCCAGTTCCGAGACGACGAGCTCCGGGAGCATGCCGAGCGCATCCTCGACCTGGGGTCGTAA
- a CDS encoding response regulator transcription factor: MADRTPTTATPPGRVLVVDDEQPLAQMVASYLIRAGFDTRQAHTGTQAVDEARRFSPDVVVLDLGLPELDGLEVCRRIRTFSDCYILMLTARGSEDDKISGLTLGADDYITKPFSIRELVTRVHAVLRRPRTSTTPPQVTTPLIVGDLILDPVAHQVRVGETTVELTRTEFELLVALALRPGQVLTRHDLVTEVWDTTWVGDERIVDVHIGNLRRKLGTDTRGRGFIDTVRGVGYRVGQP; the protein is encoded by the coding sequence ATGGCTGACCGCACACCGACCACCGCCACGCCCCCGGGGCGGGTGCTGGTCGTCGATGATGAACAACCCCTGGCTCAGATGGTGGCCTCCTACCTCATCCGGGCCGGCTTCGATACCCGCCAGGCGCACACCGGCACCCAGGCCGTGGACGAGGCCCGTCGCTTTTCCCCCGATGTTGTGGTGCTGGATCTGGGGCTGCCCGAACTCGACGGCCTGGAGGTGTGCCGACGGATCCGCACCTTCTCGGACTGCTACATCCTCATGCTCACCGCGCGTGGCAGCGAGGACGACAAGATCAGCGGTTTGACCCTGGGGGCGGATGACTACATCACCAAACCTTTTAGCATCCGGGAACTGGTGACCCGGGTGCATGCGGTGCTGCGCCGCCCGCGCACCAGCACCACCCCACCGCAGGTGACCACCCCCTTGATCGTTGGTGACCTCATCCTTGACCCCGTCGCCCATCAGGTGCGGGTGGGGGAGACGACCGTGGAGCTCACCCGCACGGAGTTCGAGCTGCTGGTTGCCCTGGCCCTGCGCCCCGGCCAGGTGCTGACCCGCCACGACCTGGTCACCGAGGTCTGGGACACCACCTGGGTCGGTGATGAACGCATCGTCGATGTCCACATCGGCAACTTGCGTCGCAAGCTCGGCACCGACACCCGGGGCCGGGGGTTTATCGACACCGTGCGTGGCGTGGGCTACCGGGTGGGGCAGCCATGA
- a CDS encoding serine hydrolase domain-containing protein, which translates to MMKHQKIVAGTIASIIALSIFSAVNEQPKSFNAGEPTGNAMVSSILAGEAQGKFHRMSAAVLSHGTVRFGGLGATPTDSFEIASITKVFTGELLRIQIERGDITESTTVGDVLGQRVSGFPIETVTMRELANHTSGLPRLGNVGIRPRLMPFFDKNPYANISVDHVIEASSKAQLSSRGEFEYSNLGYSLLGHVLAHNAHLSYAELLDRDLLQPLKLTDTTLMTPGSLSEEATPGYAPSGKIVEPWEMDGFLPAAGLRSTAHDMSIFSQYLLDKGLPAFTWQDNVEDPTIKWHNGESFGFSSMILISPTSDSAVFVVADVSESVMPIAEELLAAAQDIPREEDAHYG; encoded by the coding sequence ATGATGAAACACCAGAAGATAGTGGCTGGAACAATCGCAAGTATCATTGCCCTCTCAATATTCAGCGCCGTCAATGAGCAGCCAAAGTCTTTTAACGCAGGAGAACCGACGGGCAACGCTATGGTATCGAGCATTCTCGCTGGTGAGGCACAGGGGAAATTTCACCGTATGTCTGCTGCCGTTCTCTCTCACGGCACAGTACGCTTTGGCGGTTTGGGGGCTACACCTACAGACTCCTTTGAAATAGCATCCATTACAAAAGTGTTTACTGGAGAATTACTCCGCATTCAGATTGAACGTGGCGACATTACTGAATCCACCACTGTAGGTGATGTTCTTGGTCAGCGAGTTAGCGGGTTTCCCATCGAAACTGTGACAATGAGAGAATTAGCAAATCACACTAGTGGTTTACCGAGATTAGGAAACGTAGGAATTCGACCACGGTTGATGCCATTTTTTGACAAGAATCCTTATGCCAACATTTCAGTAGATCATGTAATTGAGGCAAGCTCTAAAGCACAATTGTCGTCACGTGGTGAGTTTGAATATTCAAATCTGGGCTATTCACTCCTAGGGCATGTCCTTGCTCACAACGCTCATTTAAGTTATGCAGAGCTACTAGACCGTGACCTTTTACAACCGTTAAAGCTCACCGATACCACTCTTATGACACCTGGATCTTTATCCGAGGAGGCAACACCTGGTTACGCTCCGTCTGGGAAGATCGTTGAGCCCTGGGAAATGGATGGCTTTCTTCCAGCTGCAGGTTTGCGCTCAACGGCACACGATATGTCTATATTCTCTCAATATCTGCTGGACAAAGGACTACCTGCATTTACATGGCAAGACAATGTTGAAGATCCCACTATTAAGTGGCATAACGGGGAGTCTTTCGGATTTAGTTCGATGATACTTATATCTCCCACTAGTGACTCAGCGGTATTTGTGGTTGCTGATGTATCTGAGTCAGTGATGCCGATTGCAGAAGAACTTCTCGCCGCTGCGCAGGATATCCCCAGAGAAGAAGACGCACACTATGGATAA
- a CDS encoding sensor histidine kinase, whose translation MNHGPGLTFRFLAAQVLVVVISLLVAAAVATMVGPTLFHDHMLMTGREDPSRELFHAEQAYRDANLITLAVALPTALISALLASLWLSRRLRTPLQDLTRAATSLTAGNYRIRVPAGEAGPEVATLAHTFNTMADRLEHTEQVRRQMLSDLAHEMGTPLSVLTVYLDGLQDGVVDWNNATHTIMADQLTRLTRLMEDIDDVSRAQEHRIDLDLAEEGLGDLLHTAAAAAGEAYADKGVDLQVETITDTARVLVDRQRFGQVMSNLLSNALRHTPAGGQVRISVHRQGASTALIHVADDGEGIPPGQLGHIFERFYRGDAARSRDNGGAGIGLTISKALIEAHGGTLTATSPGPGAGSVFTIRLPLHQENVSLMLSDPTPGDNNSDDLGSDPYQPLDNTP comes from the coding sequence ATGAATCACGGACCCGGCCTGACCTTCCGCTTCCTGGCCGCCCAGGTGTTGGTCGTGGTGATTAGCCTGCTGGTGGCCGCAGCCGTGGCCACGATGGTGGGCCCGACCCTGTTCCATGATCATATGTTGATGACCGGCCGGGAGGACCCCTCGCGGGAGCTGTTCCATGCCGAGCAGGCCTACCGGGACGCCAACCTGATCACCCTGGCCGTCGCCCTGCCCACCGCCTTGATCAGCGCCCTGCTGGCCAGCCTGTGGTTATCGCGTCGCCTGCGCACCCCCCTGCAGGATCTCACCCGCGCCGCTACCAGCCTGACGGCCGGCAACTACCGTATCCGCGTGCCCGCCGGAGAAGCAGGCCCCGAGGTCGCCACCCTGGCGCATACCTTCAACACCATGGCCGACCGGCTGGAACACACCGAACAGGTCCGCCGCCAGATGCTCTCTGATCTGGCCCACGAAATGGGCACCCCCTTATCGGTGCTCACGGTCTACCTCGATGGTCTCCAGGACGGGGTCGTGGACTGGAATAATGCCACCCACACGATCATGGCTGACCAACTCACCCGCCTGACCCGGTTGATGGAAGACATCGACGATGTCTCCCGGGCCCAGGAACACCGGATCGATTTGGACCTGGCGGAGGAAGGGCTCGGGGATCTGCTCCATACCGCCGCTGCTGCCGCGGGGGAAGCTTATGCTGACAAAGGCGTCGATTTACAGGTCGAGACCATTACGGACACCGCCCGGGTGCTCGTGGACCGGCAACGCTTCGGCCAGGTGATGAGCAATCTCCTGTCGAACGCGCTACGGCACACCCCGGCCGGCGGGCAGGTCCGGATCAGCGTCCACCGACAGGGGGCGTCCACCGCGCTCATCCACGTCGCCGATGACGGCGAGGGCATCCCACCTGGCCAGCTCGGACACATCTTCGAACGCTTCTACCGGGGGGATGCCGCCCGCAGCCGGGACAACGGCGGGGCCGGTATCGGTCTGACCATCTCCAAGGCATTGATCGAGGCCCACGGCGGCACTCTCACCGCCACCTCTCCTGGCCCCGGTGCCGGATCGGTCTTCACCATCCGTCTTCCCCTGCACCAGGAAAACGTGTCCCTGATGCTCAGTGACCCCACTCCCGGGGACAATAATTCTGATGACCTCGGCAGCGATCCATATCAACCCCTGGACAATACCCCGTAG
- a CDS encoding cadmium resistance transporter — protein sequence MVTGLLSAIGLFIATNIDDIIVLSLFFARGAGQKGTTLRILAGQYLGFMGILAAAVLVTLGAGAFLPAEAIPYFGLIPLALGLWAAWQAWRSDDDDDDAKIAGKKVGVLTVAGVTFANGGDNIGVYVPVFLNVDTAAVIIYCIVFLVLVAGLVLLAKFVATRPPIAEVLERWEHVLFPIVLISLGIFILVSGGAFGL from the coding sequence GTGGTAACCGGTCTACTGTCGGCGATTGGTCTGTTTATCGCCACCAATATCGACGACATCATCGTGCTCTCGCTGTTTTTTGCCCGCGGGGCGGGGCAAAAAGGGACCACGCTTCGGATTCTGGCTGGTCAGTACCTCGGCTTCATGGGCATCCTCGCGGCCGCAGTCCTGGTCACGCTGGGGGCAGGAGCATTCCTACCTGCTGAGGCGATCCCGTACTTCGGACTAATTCCCCTGGCCCTGGGACTATGGGCGGCCTGGCAGGCCTGGCGAAGCGATGATGACGACGATGATGCGAAGATCGCCGGGAAAAAGGTGGGTGTGCTGACCGTCGCCGGTGTGACGTTTGCCAACGGTGGCGACAATATCGGCGTCTACGTCCCGGTATTCCTCAACGTGGACACTGCCGCCGTCATCATCTACTGCATCGTTTTCCTCGTCCTGGTGGCAGGCCTGGTCCTGCTGGCAAAGTTCGTGGCCACCCGCCCGCCCATCGCAGAAGTCCTTGAGCGCTGGGAGCACGTGCTGTTCCCGATCGTCCTGATCAGCCTGGGCATCTTCATCCTCGTCAGCGGCGGCGCCTTCGGCCTCTAA
- the cmtR gene encoding Cd(II)/Pb(II)-sensing metalloregulatory transcriptional regulator CmtR, which translates to MMTIASRLDVMNRLGRAMADPTRSRILLALLEGPAYPAALAQDLELTRSNVSNHLACLRDCGIIVAEPQGRQTRYEIVDAHLAQALNALLDITLAVDDNAECIDAGCAVPGCATGQESAQW; encoded by the coding sequence ATGATGACTATTGCTTCTCGTCTAGACGTGATGAACCGGTTGGGTCGGGCCATGGCGGATCCGACTCGTTCCCGCATTCTCCTGGCGCTGCTGGAGGGGCCGGCCTACCCGGCCGCTCTCGCCCAGGATCTGGAACTGACACGCTCGAACGTGTCGAACCATCTCGCCTGCCTGAGGGACTGCGGAATTATTGTCGCCGAACCGCAGGGGCGACAGACCCGCTACGAGATCGTTGATGCTCATCTGGCGCAGGCGTTGAACGCGTTGCTGGATATCACCCTGGCCGTCGATGACAACGCCGAATGCATCGACGCCGGATGCGCCGTACCTGGGTGTGCCACTGGACAGGAGAGTGCGCAGTGGTAA